A portion of the Gasterosteus aculeatus chromosome 12, fGasAcu3.hap1.1, whole genome shotgun sequence genome contains these proteins:
- the LOC120834948 gene encoding dynein axonemal intermediate chain 7 isoform X5 codes for MPPKKVKSKGRKLTTTQRAKRQQDEDEKRLREEEEVRLQAEKEEHIRLERERKQKELERLESKDRERRGHELDQLRRLLENNQTAAIKWKTDAVEKAEWERYMNCGALPDPTVLQDVNRYISSWRDDPEVDITLVLKQCNLALQLLEEVELVLRDITDPRRGQYYQESLLELLELIHAKHLLTNEEILKEASENVDTETGNMQTVVKDENITLCLWANLRKSPRFKGFNFEEAGLDFKLPKQLAVRDIAVRILHTRYDHLSLLARMAHPRMHTPGHRYLSGGAIMNNALKSAASVQSRESSAEPAEGRSSQIQTQMEALNAEGELTSPLPLTTIDCGERVQVVDLMQYTPLGGVFHYNLFHLPPQVHKVNGWEIRQLLDHGLQNFPYPMEMSNLDENKALASPPVGVSVTLPDWVVFLETPEVARWDAAADQWRMDGITDVSYEEAEDKISFNMDAFHAFVLMQDTYANLPFQSWELRPLGQDSALFTINGALIDLSITIQGNQCMLQSEQTKGLSHVRGKWMSSPVLQKAMLNAGVNITVNEFTDKYVSTCGKDPLTEHAAYEQMALFASACAFAWSKWNAKCGAEHLVMQACEHHSAAPVPEGSWSLYQLGAQRSQKLEVTEKSDGYSPDLYPGSEFHSTFIHMLQDDMSIEGIARTRESDYLFVDTVQSLLCATRPLM; via the exons ATG CCACCCAAGAAAGTAAAG TCAAAGGGTCGTAAACTGACAACGACTCAGAGGGCTAAGAGGCAGCAGGATGAGGACGAGAAGAGGCTGCGAGAGGAAG AGGAAGTGCggctgcaggctgagaaagAAGAGCACATACGattggaaagagagagaaagcagaaggagCTAGAAAGGCTTGAGTCAAAG GACCGAGAGCGCAGAGGACACGAGCTGGACCAACTCCGCCGTCTATTGGAGAACAATCAAACTGCAGCAATCAAATGGAAAACCGATGCTGTGGAGAAAGCGGAG TGGGAGAGATACATGAATTGTGGCGCTCTCCCAGACCCAACAGTACTGCAGGATGTTAACAGATACATCAGCTCATGGAGAGATGACCCAGAAGTCGACATCACACTCGTGCTCAAGCAATGCAACCTCGCCCTACAG CTGCTGGAGGAAGTGGAGCTTGTGCTCAGAGACATTACGGATCCACGAAGGGGCCAGTACTACCAGGAGAGTCTTCTAGAATTGCTGGAGCTAATCCACGCTAAACACCTCCTCACCAATGAGGAGATCCTCAAG GAGGCCAGTGAAAACGTTGACACCGAGACAGGCAACATGCAGACGGTGGTCAAAGATGAAAACATTACACTCTGTCTGTGGGCCAACCTCAGGAAGAGTCCAAG GTTTAAAGGTTTCAACTTTGAAGAGGCTGGCCTGGACTTTAAGCTTCCCAAGCAGCTGGCTGTGAGAGACATCGCTGTACGGATCCTCCACACGCGTTATGACCACCTGTCGCTGCTGGCCAGGATGGCTCACCCGAGAATGCACACACCTGGCCACAGGTACCTATCTGGTGGAGCGATTATGAATAATGCTCTCAAGAGCGCAGCCAGTGTGCAGTCGAGGGAAAGCAGTGCTGAGCCTGCGGAAGGCCGAAGCAGCCAGATACAGACCCAGATGGAGGCACTCAACG CTGAGGGGGAGTTGACTTCTCCACTGCCGCTGACAACGATTGACTGCGGTGAGCGTGTCCAAGTGGTGGACTTAATGCAGTACACACCTCTGGGTGGCGTCTTCCACTATAACCTGTTTCACCTCCCGCCACAAGTCCACAAGGTCAATGGTTGGGAAATAAGACAG CTGTTGGACCATGGGCTACAAAATTTCCCCTATCCCATGGAGATGTCTAATTTAGATGAAAACAAAGCTCTCGCCAGCCCTCCTGTCGGTGTGTCCGTGACACTGCCCGACTGGGTCGTCTTCTTGGAAACTCCCGAAGTGGCTCGCTGGGATGCTGCAG CGGATCAGTGGAGGATGGACGGGATCACCGACGTGTCTTACGAGGAGGCCGAGGACAAAATCTCCTTCAACATGGATGCCTTCCATGCTTTTGTGCTGATGCAGGATACTTATGCTAACCTTCCCTTCCAGAGCTGGGAGCTCAGGCCTTTGGGCCAAGACTCGGCTCTTTTCACCATCAACGGGGCACTCATCGACCTCAGCATCACCATCCAG GGTAATCAGTGCATGTTGCAGTCGGAACAAACAAAGGGTCTTTCTCACGTAAGAGGGAAGTGGATGAGCAGCCCCGTCCTGCAGAAAGCCATGCTCAACGCCGGGGTCAACATCACCGTCAACGAGTTCACGGACAAATATGTCTCTACTTGCGGCAAG gacCCACTTACCGAACATGCTGCTTACGAACAGATGGCCCTCTTCGCCTCTGCCTGCGCGTTCGCATGGAGCAAGTGGAACGCCAAATGTGGAGCAGAGCATCTAGTCATGCAG GCGTGTGAGCATCACAGCGCTGCCCCGGTGCCTGAAGGCTCGTGGAGCCTCTACCAGCTCGGTGCTCAGAGGAGTCAGAAGCTGGAAGTGACAGAGAAGAGTGACGGCTACTCTCCAGACCTTTATCCGGGAAGTGAGTTTCACTCCACCTTCATCCACATGCTCCAGGATGACATGAGCATTGAAGGCATAGCCAGGACCAGAGAATCCGATTATCTGTTTGTGGATACAGTGCAAAGCCTGCTCTGTGCCACCAGACCCCTGATGTAA
- the LOC120834948 gene encoding dynein axonemal intermediate chain 7 isoform X3 — protein sequence MPTVSSATHLFQHILLVYPCETRIGHFVFVDFKSKGRKLTTTQRAKRQQDEDEKRLREEEEVRLQAEKEEHIRLERERKQKELERLESKDRERRGHELDQLRRLLENNQTAAIKWKTDAVEKAEWERYMNCGALPDPTVLQDVNRYISSWRDDPEVDITLVLKQCNLALQLLEEVELVLRDITDPRRGQYYQESLLELLELIHAKHLLTNEEILKEASENVDTETGNMQTVVKDENITLCLWANLRKSPRFKGFNFEEAGLDFKLPKQLAVRDIAVRILHTRYDHLSLLARMAHPRMHTPGHRYLSGGAIMNNALKSAASVQSRESSAEPAEGRSSQIQTQMEALNAEGELTSPLPLTTIDCGERVQVVDLMQYTPLGGVFHYNLFHLPPQVHKVNGWEIRQLLDHGLQNFPYPMEMSNLDENKALASPPVGVSVTLPDWVVFLETPEVARWDAAADQWRMDGITDVSYEEAEDKISFNMDAFHAFVLMQDTYANLPFQSWELRPLGQDSALFTINGALIDLSITIQGNQCMLQSEQTKGLSHVRGKWMSSPVLQKAMLNAGVNITVNEFTDKYVSTCGKDPLTEHAAYEQMALFASACAFAWSKWNAKCGAEHLVMQACEHHSAAPVPEGSWSLYQLGAQRSQKLEVTEKSDGYSPDLYPGSEFHSTFIHMLQDDMSIEGIARTRESDYLFVDTVQSLLCATRPLM from the exons ATGCCAACCGTCTCCTCAGCAACTCACCTTTTCCAACACATATTATTGGTATATCCTTGTGAAACACGGATCggtcattttgtatttgtcGATTTCAAGTCAAAGGGTCGTAAACTGACAACGACTCAGAGGGCTAAGAGGCAGCAGGATGAGGACGAGAAGAGGCTGCGAGAGGAAG AGGAAGTGCggctgcaggctgagaaagAAGAGCACATACGattggaaagagagagaaagcagaaggagCTAGAAAGGCTTGAGTCAAAG GACCGAGAGCGCAGAGGACACGAGCTGGACCAACTCCGCCGTCTATTGGAGAACAATCAAACTGCAGCAATCAAATGGAAAACCGATGCTGTGGAGAAAGCGGAG TGGGAGAGATACATGAATTGTGGCGCTCTCCCAGACCCAACAGTACTGCAGGATGTTAACAGATACATCAGCTCATGGAGAGATGACCCAGAAGTCGACATCACACTCGTGCTCAAGCAATGCAACCTCGCCCTACAG CTGCTGGAGGAAGTGGAGCTTGTGCTCAGAGACATTACGGATCCACGAAGGGGCCAGTACTACCAGGAGAGTCTTCTAGAATTGCTGGAGCTAATCCACGCTAAACACCTCCTCACCAATGAGGAGATCCTCAAG GAGGCCAGTGAAAACGTTGACACCGAGACAGGCAACATGCAGACGGTGGTCAAAGATGAAAACATTACACTCTGTCTGTGGGCCAACCTCAGGAAGAGTCCAAG GTTTAAAGGTTTCAACTTTGAAGAGGCTGGCCTGGACTTTAAGCTTCCCAAGCAGCTGGCTGTGAGAGACATCGCTGTACGGATCCTCCACACGCGTTATGACCACCTGTCGCTGCTGGCCAGGATGGCTCACCCGAGAATGCACACACCTGGCCACAGGTACCTATCTGGTGGAGCGATTATGAATAATGCTCTCAAGAGCGCAGCCAGTGTGCAGTCGAGGGAAAGCAGTGCTGAGCCTGCGGAAGGCCGAAGCAGCCAGATACAGACCCAGATGGAGGCACTCAACG CTGAGGGGGAGTTGACTTCTCCACTGCCGCTGACAACGATTGACTGCGGTGAGCGTGTCCAAGTGGTGGACTTAATGCAGTACACACCTCTGGGTGGCGTCTTCCACTATAACCTGTTTCACCTCCCGCCACAAGTCCACAAGGTCAATGGTTGGGAAATAAGACAG CTGTTGGACCATGGGCTACAAAATTTCCCCTATCCCATGGAGATGTCTAATTTAGATGAAAACAAAGCTCTCGCCAGCCCTCCTGTCGGTGTGTCCGTGACACTGCCCGACTGGGTCGTCTTCTTGGAAACTCCCGAAGTGGCTCGCTGGGATGCTGCAG CGGATCAGTGGAGGATGGACGGGATCACCGACGTGTCTTACGAGGAGGCCGAGGACAAAATCTCCTTCAACATGGATGCCTTCCATGCTTTTGTGCTGATGCAGGATACTTATGCTAACCTTCCCTTCCAGAGCTGGGAGCTCAGGCCTTTGGGCCAAGACTCGGCTCTTTTCACCATCAACGGGGCACTCATCGACCTCAGCATCACCATCCAG GGTAATCAGTGCATGTTGCAGTCGGAACAAACAAAGGGTCTTTCTCACGTAAGAGGGAAGTGGATGAGCAGCCCCGTCCTGCAGAAAGCCATGCTCAACGCCGGGGTCAACATCACCGTCAACGAGTTCACGGACAAATATGTCTCTACTTGCGGCAAG gacCCACTTACCGAACATGCTGCTTACGAACAGATGGCCCTCTTCGCCTCTGCCTGCGCGTTCGCATGGAGCAAGTGGAACGCCAAATGTGGAGCAGAGCATCTAGTCATGCAG GCGTGTGAGCATCACAGCGCTGCCCCGGTGCCTGAAGGCTCGTGGAGCCTCTACCAGCTCGGTGCTCAGAGGAGTCAGAAGCTGGAAGTGACAGAGAAGAGTGACGGCTACTCTCCAGACCTTTATCCGGGAAGTGAGTTTCACTCCACCTTCATCCACATGCTCCAGGATGACATGAGCATTGAAGGCATAGCCAGGACCAGAGAATCCGATTATCTGTTTGTGGATACAGTGCAAAGCCTGCTCTGTGCCACCAGACCCCTGATGTAA
- the LOC120834948 gene encoding dynein axonemal intermediate chain 7 isoform X12, whose translation MNCGALPDPTVLQDVNRYISSWRDDPEVDITLVLKQCNLALQLLEEVELVLRDITDPRRGQYYQESLLELLELIHAKHLLTNEEILKEASENVDTETGNMQTVVKDENITLCLWANLRKSPRFKGFNFEEAGLDFKLPKQLAVRDIAVRILHTRYDHLSLLARMAHPRMHTPGHRYLSGGAIMNNALKSAASVQSRESSAEPAEGRSSQIQTQMEALNAEGELTSPLPLTTIDCGERVQVVDLMQYTPLGGVFHYNLFHLPPQVHKVNGWEIRQLLDHGLQNFPYPMEMSNLDENKALASPPVGVSVTLPDWVVFLETPEVARWDAAADQWRMDGITDVSYEEAEDKISFNMDAFHAFVLMQDTYANLPFQSWELRPLGQDSALFTINGALIDLSITIQGNQCMLQSEQTKGLSHVRGKWMSSPVLQKAMLNAGVNITVNEFTDKYVSTCGKDPLTEHAAYEQMALFASACAFAWSKWNAKCGAEHLVMQACEHHSAAPVPEGSWSLYQLGAQRSQKLEVTEKSDGYSPDLYPGSEFHSTFIHMLQDDMSIEGIARTRESDYLFVDTVQSLLCATRPLM comes from the exons ATGAATTGTGGCGCTCTCCCAGACCCAACAGTACTGCAGGATGTTAACAGATACATCAGCTCATGGAGAGATGACCCAGAAGTCGACATCACACTCGTGCTCAAGCAATGCAACCTCGCCCTACAG CTGCTGGAGGAAGTGGAGCTTGTGCTCAGAGACATTACGGATCCACGAAGGGGCCAGTACTACCAGGAGAGTCTTCTAGAATTGCTGGAGCTAATCCACGCTAAACACCTCCTCACCAATGAGGAGATCCTCAAG GAGGCCAGTGAAAACGTTGACACCGAGACAGGCAACATGCAGACGGTGGTCAAAGATGAAAACATTACACTCTGTCTGTGGGCCAACCTCAGGAAGAGTCCAAG GTTTAAAGGTTTCAACTTTGAAGAGGCTGGCCTGGACTTTAAGCTTCCCAAGCAGCTGGCTGTGAGAGACATCGCTGTACGGATCCTCCACACGCGTTATGACCACCTGTCGCTGCTGGCCAGGATGGCTCACCCGAGAATGCACACACCTGGCCACAGGTACCTATCTGGTGGAGCGATTATGAATAATGCTCTCAAGAGCGCAGCCAGTGTGCAGTCGAGGGAAAGCAGTGCTGAGCCTGCGGAAGGCCGAAGCAGCCAGATACAGACCCAGATGGAGGCACTCAACG CTGAGGGGGAGTTGACTTCTCCACTGCCGCTGACAACGATTGACTGCGGTGAGCGTGTCCAAGTGGTGGACTTAATGCAGTACACACCTCTGGGTGGCGTCTTCCACTATAACCTGTTTCACCTCCCGCCACAAGTCCACAAGGTCAATGGTTGGGAAATAAGACAG CTGTTGGACCATGGGCTACAAAATTTCCCCTATCCCATGGAGATGTCTAATTTAGATGAAAACAAAGCTCTCGCCAGCCCTCCTGTCGGTGTGTCCGTGACACTGCCCGACTGGGTCGTCTTCTTGGAAACTCCCGAAGTGGCTCGCTGGGATGCTGCAG CGGATCAGTGGAGGATGGACGGGATCACCGACGTGTCTTACGAGGAGGCCGAGGACAAAATCTCCTTCAACATGGATGCCTTCCATGCTTTTGTGCTGATGCAGGATACTTATGCTAACCTTCCCTTCCAGAGCTGGGAGCTCAGGCCTTTGGGCCAAGACTCGGCTCTTTTCACCATCAACGGGGCACTCATCGACCTCAGCATCACCATCCAG GGTAATCAGTGCATGTTGCAGTCGGAACAAACAAAGGGTCTTTCTCACGTAAGAGGGAAGTGGATGAGCAGCCCCGTCCTGCAGAAAGCCATGCTCAACGCCGGGGTCAACATCACCGTCAACGAGTTCACGGACAAATATGTCTCTACTTGCGGCAAG gacCCACTTACCGAACATGCTGCTTACGAACAGATGGCCCTCTTCGCCTCTGCCTGCGCGTTCGCATGGAGCAAGTGGAACGCCAAATGTGGAGCAGAGCATCTAGTCATGCAG GCGTGTGAGCATCACAGCGCTGCCCCGGTGCCTGAAGGCTCGTGGAGCCTCTACCAGCTCGGTGCTCAGAGGAGTCAGAAGCTGGAAGTGACAGAGAAGAGTGACGGCTACTCTCCAGACCTTTATCCGGGAAGTGAGTTTCACTCCACCTTCATCCACATGCTCCAGGATGACATGAGCATTGAAGGCATAGCCAGGACCAGAGAATCCGATTATCTGTTTGTGGATACAGTGCAAAGCCTGCTCTGTGCCACCAGACCCCTGATGTAA
- the LOC120834948 gene encoding dynein axonemal intermediate chain 7 isoform X6: MSKGRKLTTTQRAKRQQDEDEKRLREEEEVRLQAEKEEHIRLERERKQKELERLESKDRERRGHELDQLRRLLENNQTAAIKWKTDAVEKAEWERYMNCGALPDPTVLQDVNRYISSWRDDPEVDITLVLKQCNLALQLLEEVELVLRDITDPRRGQYYQESLLELLELIHAKHLLTNEEILKEASENVDTETGNMQTVVKDENITLCLWANLRKSPRFKGFNFEEAGLDFKLPKQLAVRDIAVRILHTRYDHLSLLARMAHPRMHTPGHRYLSGGAIMNNALKSAASVQSRESSAEPAEGRSSQIQTQMEALNAEGELTSPLPLTTIDCGERVQVVDLMQYTPLGGVFHYNLFHLPPQVHKVNGWEIRQLLDHGLQNFPYPMEMSNLDENKALASPPVGVSVTLPDWVVFLETPEVARWDAAADQWRMDGITDVSYEEAEDKISFNMDAFHAFVLMQDTYANLPFQSWELRPLGQDSALFTINGALIDLSITIQGNQCMLQSEQTKGLSHVRGKWMSSPVLQKAMLNAGVNITVNEFTDKYVSTCGKDPLTEHAAYEQMALFASACAFAWSKWNAKCGAEHLVMQACEHHSAAPVPEGSWSLYQLGAQRSQKLEVTEKSDGYSPDLYPGSEFHSTFIHMLQDDMSIEGIARTRESDYLFVDTVQSLLCATRPLM; encoded by the exons ATG TCAAAGGGTCGTAAACTGACAACGACTCAGAGGGCTAAGAGGCAGCAGGATGAGGACGAGAAGAGGCTGCGAGAGGAAG AGGAAGTGCggctgcaggctgagaaagAAGAGCACATACGattggaaagagagagaaagcagaaggagCTAGAAAGGCTTGAGTCAAAG GACCGAGAGCGCAGAGGACACGAGCTGGACCAACTCCGCCGTCTATTGGAGAACAATCAAACTGCAGCAATCAAATGGAAAACCGATGCTGTGGAGAAAGCGGAG TGGGAGAGATACATGAATTGTGGCGCTCTCCCAGACCCAACAGTACTGCAGGATGTTAACAGATACATCAGCTCATGGAGAGATGACCCAGAAGTCGACATCACACTCGTGCTCAAGCAATGCAACCTCGCCCTACAG CTGCTGGAGGAAGTGGAGCTTGTGCTCAGAGACATTACGGATCCACGAAGGGGCCAGTACTACCAGGAGAGTCTTCTAGAATTGCTGGAGCTAATCCACGCTAAACACCTCCTCACCAATGAGGAGATCCTCAAG GAGGCCAGTGAAAACGTTGACACCGAGACAGGCAACATGCAGACGGTGGTCAAAGATGAAAACATTACACTCTGTCTGTGGGCCAACCTCAGGAAGAGTCCAAG GTTTAAAGGTTTCAACTTTGAAGAGGCTGGCCTGGACTTTAAGCTTCCCAAGCAGCTGGCTGTGAGAGACATCGCTGTACGGATCCTCCACACGCGTTATGACCACCTGTCGCTGCTGGCCAGGATGGCTCACCCGAGAATGCACACACCTGGCCACAGGTACCTATCTGGTGGAGCGATTATGAATAATGCTCTCAAGAGCGCAGCCAGTGTGCAGTCGAGGGAAAGCAGTGCTGAGCCTGCGGAAGGCCGAAGCAGCCAGATACAGACCCAGATGGAGGCACTCAACG CTGAGGGGGAGTTGACTTCTCCACTGCCGCTGACAACGATTGACTGCGGTGAGCGTGTCCAAGTGGTGGACTTAATGCAGTACACACCTCTGGGTGGCGTCTTCCACTATAACCTGTTTCACCTCCCGCCACAAGTCCACAAGGTCAATGGTTGGGAAATAAGACAG CTGTTGGACCATGGGCTACAAAATTTCCCCTATCCCATGGAGATGTCTAATTTAGATGAAAACAAAGCTCTCGCCAGCCCTCCTGTCGGTGTGTCCGTGACACTGCCCGACTGGGTCGTCTTCTTGGAAACTCCCGAAGTGGCTCGCTGGGATGCTGCAG CGGATCAGTGGAGGATGGACGGGATCACCGACGTGTCTTACGAGGAGGCCGAGGACAAAATCTCCTTCAACATGGATGCCTTCCATGCTTTTGTGCTGATGCAGGATACTTATGCTAACCTTCCCTTCCAGAGCTGGGAGCTCAGGCCTTTGGGCCAAGACTCGGCTCTTTTCACCATCAACGGGGCACTCATCGACCTCAGCATCACCATCCAG GGTAATCAGTGCATGTTGCAGTCGGAACAAACAAAGGGTCTTTCTCACGTAAGAGGGAAGTGGATGAGCAGCCCCGTCCTGCAGAAAGCCATGCTCAACGCCGGGGTCAACATCACCGTCAACGAGTTCACGGACAAATATGTCTCTACTTGCGGCAAG gacCCACTTACCGAACATGCTGCTTACGAACAGATGGCCCTCTTCGCCTCTGCCTGCGCGTTCGCATGGAGCAAGTGGAACGCCAAATGTGGAGCAGAGCATCTAGTCATGCAG GCGTGTGAGCATCACAGCGCTGCCCCGGTGCCTGAAGGCTCGTGGAGCCTCTACCAGCTCGGTGCTCAGAGGAGTCAGAAGCTGGAAGTGACAGAGAAGAGTGACGGCTACTCTCCAGACCTTTATCCGGGAAGTGAGTTTCACTCCACCTTCATCCACATGCTCCAGGATGACATGAGCATTGAAGGCATAGCCAGGACCAGAGAATCCGATTATCTGTTTGTGGATACAGTGCAAAGCCTGCTCTGTGCCACCAGACCCCTGATGTAA
- the LOC120834948 gene encoding dynein axonemal intermediate chain 7 isoform X8: protein MLLPLGPRAQRTRAGPTPPSIGEQSNCSNQMENRCCGESGEKLFLAKNNAHDAVCVQWERYMNCGALPDPTVLQDVNRYISSWRDDPEVDITLVLKQCNLALQLLEEVELVLRDITDPRRGQYYQESLLELLELIHAKHLLTNEEILKEASENVDTETGNMQTVVKDENITLCLWANLRKSPRFKGFNFEEAGLDFKLPKQLAVRDIAVRILHTRYDHLSLLARMAHPRMHTPGHRYLSGGAIMNNALKSAASVQSRESSAEPAEGRSSQIQTQMEALNAEGELTSPLPLTTIDCGERVQVVDLMQYTPLGGVFHYNLFHLPPQVHKVNGWEIRQLLDHGLQNFPYPMEMSNLDENKALASPPVGVSVTLPDWVVFLETPEVARWDAAADQWRMDGITDVSYEEAEDKISFNMDAFHAFVLMQDTYANLPFQSWELRPLGQDSALFTINGALIDLSITIQGNQCMLQSEQTKGLSHVRGKWMSSPVLQKAMLNAGVNITVNEFTDKYVSTCGKDPLTEHAAYEQMALFASACAFAWSKWNAKCGAEHLVMQACEHHSAAPVPEGSWSLYQLGAQRSQKLEVTEKSDGYSPDLYPGSEFHSTFIHMLQDDMSIEGIARTRESDYLFVDTVQSLLCATRPLM from the exons ATGCTTTTGCCGTTAGGACCGAGAGCGCAGAGGACACGAGCTGGACCAACTCCGCCGTCTATTGGAGAACAATCAAACTGCAGCAATCAAATGGAAAACCGATGCTGTGGAGAAAGCGGAG aaaaactaTTTCTGGCCAAAAATAACGCACATGATGCCGTTTGTGTCCAGTGGGAGAGATACATGAATTGTGGCGCTCTCCCAGACCCAACAGTACTGCAGGATGTTAACAGATACATCAGCTCATGGAGAGATGACCCAGAAGTCGACATCACACTCGTGCTCAAGCAATGCAACCTCGCCCTACAG CTGCTGGAGGAAGTGGAGCTTGTGCTCAGAGACATTACGGATCCACGAAGGGGCCAGTACTACCAGGAGAGTCTTCTAGAATTGCTGGAGCTAATCCACGCTAAACACCTCCTCACCAATGAGGAGATCCTCAAG GAGGCCAGTGAAAACGTTGACACCGAGACAGGCAACATGCAGACGGTGGTCAAAGATGAAAACATTACACTCTGTCTGTGGGCCAACCTCAGGAAGAGTCCAAG GTTTAAAGGTTTCAACTTTGAAGAGGCTGGCCTGGACTTTAAGCTTCCCAAGCAGCTGGCTGTGAGAGACATCGCTGTACGGATCCTCCACACGCGTTATGACCACCTGTCGCTGCTGGCCAGGATGGCTCACCCGAGAATGCACACACCTGGCCACAGGTACCTATCTGGTGGAGCGATTATGAATAATGCTCTCAAGAGCGCAGCCAGTGTGCAGTCGAGGGAAAGCAGTGCTGAGCCTGCGGAAGGCCGAAGCAGCCAGATACAGACCCAGATGGAGGCACTCAACG CTGAGGGGGAGTTGACTTCTCCACTGCCGCTGACAACGATTGACTGCGGTGAGCGTGTCCAAGTGGTGGACTTAATGCAGTACACACCTCTGGGTGGCGTCTTCCACTATAACCTGTTTCACCTCCCGCCACAAGTCCACAAGGTCAATGGTTGGGAAATAAGACAG CTGTTGGACCATGGGCTACAAAATTTCCCCTATCCCATGGAGATGTCTAATTTAGATGAAAACAAAGCTCTCGCCAGCCCTCCTGTCGGTGTGTCCGTGACACTGCCCGACTGGGTCGTCTTCTTGGAAACTCCCGAAGTGGCTCGCTGGGATGCTGCAG CGGATCAGTGGAGGATGGACGGGATCACCGACGTGTCTTACGAGGAGGCCGAGGACAAAATCTCCTTCAACATGGATGCCTTCCATGCTTTTGTGCTGATGCAGGATACTTATGCTAACCTTCCCTTCCAGAGCTGGGAGCTCAGGCCTTTGGGCCAAGACTCGGCTCTTTTCACCATCAACGGGGCACTCATCGACCTCAGCATCACCATCCAG GGTAATCAGTGCATGTTGCAGTCGGAACAAACAAAGGGTCTTTCTCACGTAAGAGGGAAGTGGATGAGCAGCCCCGTCCTGCAGAAAGCCATGCTCAACGCCGGGGTCAACATCACCGTCAACGAGTTCACGGACAAATATGTCTCTACTTGCGGCAAG gacCCACTTACCGAACATGCTGCTTACGAACAGATGGCCCTCTTCGCCTCTGCCTGCGCGTTCGCATGGAGCAAGTGGAACGCCAAATGTGGAGCAGAGCATCTAGTCATGCAG GCGTGTGAGCATCACAGCGCTGCCCCGGTGCCTGAAGGCTCGTGGAGCCTCTACCAGCTCGGTGCTCAGAGGAGTCAGAAGCTGGAAGTGACAGAGAAGAGTGACGGCTACTCTCCAGACCTTTATCCGGGAAGTGAGTTTCACTCCACCTTCATCCACATGCTCCAGGATGACATGAGCATTGAAGGCATAGCCAGGACCAGAGAATCCGATTATCTGTTTGTGGATACAGTGCAAAGCCTGCTCTGTGCCACCAGACCCCTGATGTAA